In Fimbriiglobus ruber, a genomic segment contains:
- a CDS encoding mercuric reductase, giving the protein MAIATLPGDEHDANLLANTRPADWINPIPARRYNLVVIGGGSAGLIAAAGAAGLGAKVALVERDLLGGDCLNAGCVPSKTLIRAARAVAAVRDAGRFGVRVPDGWSVDFAAVMERVRATRAGLSSHDSAARFRCLGVDVFLGTGTFAGPATIAVGEQILPFRRAVIATGSRAAIPSIPGLEVTGFLTYESVFALTALPRRLAVIGAGPVGCELAQAFARLGSRVTLIGKHTQVLPKEDPDAAARVEAALRYDGIDLLLGCEVTRAEQRDRDKVLHVRREDDAHEVAVDTILVGAGRLPNVDRLDLDKAGVTYDPHHGVRVDDHLRTSNPRVYAAGDACSTHKFTHAADAMARVVLQNALFKGGARVSALTIPRCTYTSPEIASVGLTERDARSRGVPYRVFAQELARVDRAVIDGEIDGFVKLLVHPNSDKILGGTIVSSLPGEMIAEVTLAMVNGLGLRAIGKTIHPYPTQSEAIKKIADAYARTRLTPAVKWLLDKWLAWGRS; this is encoded by the coding sequence TTGGCCATCGCAACTCTTCCGGGCGACGAACACGACGCGAACTTGCTGGCGAACACACGACCCGCCGACTGGATCAATCCGATCCCGGCAAGGCGTTACAACCTCGTCGTAATCGGCGGCGGGTCTGCTGGATTGATCGCGGCGGCCGGCGCCGCCGGACTGGGCGCTAAAGTCGCTTTGGTCGAGCGCGACCTATTGGGCGGCGACTGCCTGAACGCGGGCTGCGTGCCGTCCAAGACGCTCATTCGTGCCGCACGTGCGGTGGCGGCCGTCCGGGACGCGGGGCGGTTCGGCGTGCGCGTTCCGGACGGCTGGAGCGTCGATTTTGCGGCGGTCATGGAGCGCGTCCGCGCGACCCGTGCCGGGCTCAGTTCGCACGACTCCGCCGCCCGGTTTCGCTGCCTCGGCGTCGATGTATTTCTTGGGACTGGGACATTTGCTGGACCGGCTACCATCGCGGTCGGGGAACAAATCCTTCCCTTCCGGCGTGCGGTGATCGCGACCGGTTCCCGTGCGGCCATACCTTCGATTCCCGGTCTCGAAGTGACTGGCTTTCTGACCTACGAATCCGTCTTCGCGCTAACGGCCCTGCCGCGGCGGCTCGCGGTGATCGGCGCGGGGCCGGTCGGGTGCGAACTGGCTCAGGCGTTCGCCCGGCTCGGCTCGCGGGTCACGCTCATCGGGAAGCACACTCAGGTACTACCGAAAGAAGATCCCGACGCGGCCGCGCGGGTCGAAGCCGCTCTGCGGTACGACGGCATTGACTTGCTGCTCGGCTGCGAAGTGACGCGAGCCGAACAGCGGGACAGGGATAAGGTTTTGCATGTGCGCCGGGAAGACGACGCCCACGAAGTCGCGGTGGATACCATTCTTGTGGGTGCGGGTCGTTTACCGAACGTGGACAGGCTCGATTTGGACAAGGCTGGTGTCACTTACGACCCGCATCACGGCGTCCGGGTGGACGATCACCTCCGCACCAGCAATCCCCGCGTGTACGCCGCTGGCGACGCCTGCTCGACCCACAAGTTCACCCACGCGGCGGACGCGATGGCCCGCGTCGTTCTCCAGAATGCTTTGTTCAAAGGCGGTGCCCGCGTCAGCGCGCTCACCATCCCACGCTGCACGTACACGTCACCCGAAATCGCGAGCGTCGGGCTGACCGAGCGCGATGCCCGGTCGCGCGGAGTGCCGTACCGCGTGTTCGCCCAAGAACTCGCCCGCGTGGACCGCGCGGTCATCGACGGCGAAATCGACGGGTTCGTCAAGCTCCTCGTTCACCCGAACTCGGACAAGATTCTCGGCGGAACGATTGTCTCCTCTCTCCCCGGGGAAATGATCGCGGAAGTGACACTGGCGATGGTCAACGGGCTCGGGCTACGAGCCATCGGCAAGACGATTCACCCGTACCCGACCCAGTCCGAAGCGATCAAGAAAATCGCCGACGCATACGCCCGGACGCGACTGACGCCGGCCGTGAAATGGCTGCTCGACAAGTGGTTGGCGTGGGGCCGAAGCTGA
- a CDS encoding cell envelope integrity protein TolA, with translation MAFNPFDVFRRNQKILFAVLTIIVMFTFVLSFGKGDFFDSVQRWLGTRGARGGRTVALVEGKKVTDYELDQLRGRRSVVNQYMAEAGERAVFNLQKQVAEGTKEMSPERRQVVQQFLAFRPFYLDPQKAGLLRNPQVMQNPRLMAMFGLTPEGITNDRKQNIARFAEQLDGIAAANNSKDVDRETAKSARSLLDLDARLPFGQQALYFTNQPNANRRDALDFYLWLKKADQLGVVITDADVNRLVNDEFFNAVTTDDWKAVEGSRDRGRLTADVVRESLGNEFRVRAAQAAVLGREYISASGFGYEAPYDYFNYYRELCSPATYGLISVPVDNYLDKVEGQPSEKELREIFSKYRSYEPSPDTSRPGMSEPRKVKIGWLEAKGDEPFYKTAAEDGLKKLEVMTKVGGFLIAPTGGPAAASILVAAAPLAAPDGVLARKYEDYKLQHQRAVEDDWAVKLFGPPSRPIDTSVIRAAAIASLAAVLGGSLTTGGGVLTAPALFVAEGYAADRSAKLATLPAVFLAPVGGGFPAAALATTASQLRATRPFPLDVVRGQLAQQVREDLARMICNRDLSKLTEDLAKLAAPIATGPDAQAQKDKAAAEALKTLTEFVTPRGFRTGASKEFHDQYSIILDDGLKPLKEKQDAAARFQFPPIDYMNPAFLGIPFFFDANPLGGSPKPAVGLYQPQTYPDHTPGTIRGPSKDEPLFLVWRTAEQPAEPAREFEKAKPKAEAAWRREKARELAKKAAEELAKQCESLGASPAVIEQKLLDKKAEFAATFANKEARDRVETFELPNVARLVSTSNMLSPTPQVGPYELKPTARIPYPSQGMYDALLKNKDKPLSTAFSFADRPENHYYVAVLESRFDKSADDFGLTVYGPTSASGPLGATVSGRHQDELRKKARDLALSLLKVEFRYDKEDEELLKDRGDTVE, from the coding sequence ATGGCTTTCAACCCGTTTGATGTTTTCCGGCGGAATCAAAAGATCCTTTTCGCCGTGCTCACCATCATCGTGATGTTCACCTTCGTCCTGTCTTTCGGGAAGGGCGACTTCTTTGATTCGGTCCAGCGGTGGCTGGGCACGCGGGGGGCCCGCGGCGGTCGGACGGTCGCCCTCGTCGAAGGTAAGAAAGTCACCGACTACGAACTCGATCAACTGCGCGGCCGGCGGTCGGTGGTGAACCAGTATATGGCCGAAGCCGGCGAACGGGCCGTCTTCAACCTCCAGAAGCAAGTCGCCGAAGGCACCAAGGAGATGAGCCCGGAGAGGCGACAGGTCGTCCAGCAGTTCCTGGCTTTCCGTCCGTTTTACCTGGACCCGCAAAAGGCGGGGTTGCTGCGAAACCCCCAGGTGATGCAGAACCCGCGCCTCATGGCGATGTTCGGCCTGACCCCCGAGGGCATCACGAACGATCGGAAACAAAACATCGCGCGGTTCGCCGAACAACTCGACGGGATTGCGGCCGCAAATAATTCAAAGGATGTCGACCGCGAGACCGCGAAGTCGGCCCGCTCCCTGCTCGACCTCGACGCCCGCCTCCCCTTCGGCCAGCAGGCACTGTACTTCACCAATCAGCCGAACGCGAACCGGCGAGACGCCCTCGATTTCTACCTGTGGCTCAAGAAAGCGGACCAACTCGGCGTCGTCATCACCGACGCGGACGTGAACAGACTGGTCAACGACGAATTCTTCAACGCGGTCACCACGGACGACTGGAAGGCGGTCGAGGGCAGCCGGGACCGCGGCCGACTGACCGCGGACGTCGTCCGGGAATCGCTCGGGAACGAGTTCCGGGTTCGCGCCGCCCAGGCCGCCGTCCTCGGCCGGGAGTACATCTCCGCTTCCGGTTTCGGGTACGAGGCGCCTTACGATTACTTCAACTATTACCGCGAACTCTGCTCGCCCGCGACCTACGGCCTGATCAGCGTGCCGGTCGACAATTATCTGGACAAAGTCGAGGGCCAGCCGTCCGAAAAGGAGTTGCGGGAGATCTTCAGCAAGTACCGCAGCTATGAACCGAGCCCGGACACGTCCCGCCCGGGGATGTCCGAACCGCGCAAGGTGAAGATCGGGTGGCTGGAGGCCAAGGGCGACGAGCCGTTCTACAAAACGGCGGCCGAGGACGGGCTCAAGAAGCTCGAAGTGATGACGAAAGTCGGCGGGTTTCTGATCGCCCCCACCGGCGGCCCGGCCGCGGCCTCCATCCTGGTTGCGGCCGCCCCGCTCGCGGCCCCCGACGGCGTTCTGGCGCGGAAGTACGAGGACTATAAGCTCCAACACCAGCGGGCCGTGGAAGACGACTGGGCGGTCAAGCTCTTCGGCCCGCCGTCGCGCCCGATCGATACGAGCGTGATCCGCGCGGCGGCCATCGCCTCGCTGGCCGCCGTCCTCGGCGGGTCGCTCACGACCGGCGGAGGCGTCCTGACGGCGCCCGCGCTGTTCGTCGCCGAAGGTTACGCGGCCGACCGAAGTGCCAAACTCGCGACGTTGCCCGCCGTGTTCCTGGCGCCCGTCGGCGGCGGGTTCCCGGCCGCCGCGCTGGCTACGACCGCTTCCCAACTCCGCGCCACCCGCCCGTTCCCGCTCGACGTGGTCCGGGGGCAGTTGGCCCAACAGGTTCGGGAAGACCTCGCCCGCATGATCTGCAACCGCGACCTGTCCAAGTTGACCGAAGACCTCGCCAAACTCGCGGCCCCGATCGCGACGGGCCCTGACGCTCAGGCCCAGAAGGACAAGGCCGCCGCCGAGGCGCTGAAAACGCTGACCGAGTTCGTAACCCCCCGCGGGTTTCGTACCGGCGCGTCCAAGGAATTCCACGACCAGTATTCGATCATTCTGGACGACGGGCTCAAGCCACTGAAAGAGAAGCAAGACGCGGCAGCCCGGTTCCAATTCCCGCCGATCGACTACATGAACCCGGCTTTCCTCGGTATCCCGTTCTTTTTCGATGCGAACCCGTTGGGCGGTTCGCCCAAGCCGGCCGTCGGGTTGTACCAACCCCAGACTTACCCGGATCACACCCCCGGCACTATCAGGGGACCGTCGAAAGACGAACCCCTGTTCCTGGTGTGGCGGACGGCCGAGCAACCCGCCGAACCGGCCCGGGAGTTCGAAAAAGCCAAACCCAAGGCCGAGGCCGCGTGGCGGCGCGAGAAGGCCCGGGAATTGGCCAAGAAAGCCGCGGAAGAACTGGCCAAACAGTGCGAGTCGCTCGGGGCCAGTCCCGCGGTGATCGAACAGAAACTCCTGGACAAGAAGGCCGAGTTCGCCGCGACGTTCGCGAACAAGGAGGCCCGCGACCGCGTGGAAACCTTTGAACTTCCGAACGTGGCCCGGCTGGTCTCGACGAGCAACATGCTATCCCCGACGCCGCAGGTCGGGCCGTACGAACTCAAGCCGACGGCCCGAATTCCCTACCCGTCGCAAGGAATGTACGACGCCCTGCTCAAGAACAAGGACAAACCGCTGTCCACCGCGTTCAGCTTCGCCGATAGGCCCGAGAATCATTATTACGTCGCGGTACTCGAGTCCCGGTTTGATAAATCGGCGGACGACTTCGGACTGACGGTGTACGGGCCGACGTCCGCGTCGGGTCCGCTGGGTGCCACCGTCTCGGGTCGTCACCAGGACGAGCTTCGCAAGAAGGCCCGCGACCTGGCCTTGAGCCTGCTCAAAGTCGAATTCCGTTACGACAAGGAAGACGAAGAACTCCTCAAGGATCGCGGCGACACGGTCGAGTAA